The bacterium genomic interval TAGGAAAATTCATTACCCCCAAAGCCGCGCTTGAATCGAGTGATCCCGGCCCAGTGAGGATTCCTATCATCAATACCCCAAAGATCGTACGTGTCACACCCCTCTCCCTTGGCATCCCGCATGATGTACCAGTGGAGAAGGTGCGGCGCCATCACATCGCGATTTTTGTTTGAGGATGCGCCATGCAGATAGGTTGCCGTTCCGTCGTGGAACATAATAAGTGCTGCGGCAAGCGGCATATCCATATATTCTGCCACATACATTCGCACATGCGACAGCGTCTCGTTTTGTGATTCGCTGAAGGTTTTGGCAAGCTTCTCATAGTGTGCCGAGTGGTGTGACGAAAAATCGTCGCGTTCGGCAGTTTGTTTCAGCAACTCCCAGAAAGTTTTTATTCCGCTTTCTGCGGGAACCTGTTTTACTAAAACTCCGCGACGCTCGGCAAGACGTACATTATATCGCGTCTTCTCGTGCATCTCCGCCAGAATCTCGTCCTCAGGTTTTGCAAGATCGATGACAATAGTATGTTGCGGCTGGACGCTTTTTATAGGATAGGTGAGGAATTGCGAATTACGAATTTCGAATTGAGAATTTTTTACAAATGGGACATCCCAACGCAAGAATATACTGCCCTCTTCTTTTGCAATCCGCGCAGCCCTACTTAAAAATTCTTCGATTTTTTTAATCCGTAATTCGCCAATAATCGGTCCGCGGGGGCAATATAAATAATTTTTCCCAAGCGGCAGATCGTGCCGTATTAACAGCGCGCTCCACGCGCTCTCCTGGGCGATTCGACCCGGCTCACCATAAATAAAAAAAGTCCGCCGGCCAAGCGACTCTTGGAACTGGGCCCATTCTTTTGTTTGCAAAAACGAACTCTCCATAAGCTACTTGCCCAGCATCTTCAAGGCAGAGCGTATCCGCTCCTCAATTTTGGTCAGGTCGGCAGGTAATTTCCGCAGAACTTCCTGTATCTGCCGCTCGCCGTAGCCGAACTTGCGAAGCGCATCGAATACTTCCGAATCCCCGATGTTCTTTGTTCCGCCTTCATAATGTATAACTTCTCGGATCTTGTCCTTGAGTTCCGCAATCACCCTTGCGGCAAGTTTTTTGCCGATGCCCGATACGGCAGTAAGAATGCCTTCGTCGCCGTGCGCGATGGCCTCCTGAAGTTTTTGCGGGCTTGAAGCGCCCAAGATATTCATTGCGGCTCTCGGCCCGATGCCGGAGACCGTGTTAAGCAGTTCAAAAAGCATCTGTTCGTTTTCGGTCGCAAAGCCATATAGCTCCAGAGCGTCTTCGCGCACGTAAAGAAACGTGTGTAGTTTGACTTTGCCCCCTTCTTGTGGTAACGTGAGATTCGTTTCATTTGAAACAAATATCTTATAGCCCGTTCCAGCAATGTCCAACACCACGAACTTTTCTTTTTTTGACGAAAGAATGCCCTCCAAAGATGCAATCATTAATTGCATGTTACCATATTTCGAGCTGAAAATCTATGCCGGATTTTAAACTTCGAACAGAATTCAAGCCCGAGGGAGACCAATTGGGAGCCATAGAAAAGCTGGCAGAGAATTTGCAGGCCCATGTTCCCTTTCAGACGCTTTTGGGTGTTACCGGGTCGGGCAAGACCTTCACCATGGCATCGGTTATTGAGCGGATGAAAAAACCCACGCTCATCATATCGCACAACAAGACCCTTGCCGCACAACTTTATCAGGAATTTAGGGAATTCTTCCCGGGAAACTCCGTGCACTATTTTGTGAGTTACTATGATTACTACCAGCCGGAGGCCTATATTCCACACACGGATACATATATAGAAAAAGATGCCAAGATAAATGAACTTATCGATAAACTGCGGCATGCCACAACCCAATCGCTGCTTTCCAGGAACGACGTTATCGTTGTCGCATCGGTCTCGTGTATCTACGGGATCGGGGAGCCCGTTGAATACGAAAAAGCAAGCATTGTGCTTGAAGTCGGTATCCGTGTTTCGCAGAAAGACGTGTTGCGCAAGCTCGCTCGATTGCAATTTACAAGGAATGATGTCGCACAGATCTTCGGCACCTATAGTGTTAAGGGCGAGGTTGTTGAGGTATACAGTATGACCGGTACGGAGATTGTACGCATGGAGTGGAGCAGGAATGTTATTGAGCGTATCACCGTGAGGTCGGGGACCCATGAACACGAAAGGCAGACGGCTTCCGTAATGATATTTCCAGCAAAACACTTCGTGACCCCGCAGGAAAAACTCCATGTTGCCCTAGAAAACATAAAGACGGAGCTGAAAGAGCGGCTGGCAGTTCTTAAAAAGAACAACAGGCTGCTTGAGGCGCAAAGGCTGGAACAGCGCACGAAATATGATCTCGAGATGATGCGTGAGACGGGGTACTGCAACGGCATCGAAAATTATTCTCGGCAGCTGGATTTTAGAGAACCGGGCAGGCCCCCGGCAACACTACTTGATTTTTTTATCCATGCCCATAAAAAGAACTGGCTACTTTTCGTTGACGAATCGCACATGAGCATGCCCCAGGTGCGCGGTATGTATAACGGAGACCGGGCACGAAAGGAAGTGCTTATTGATTATGGATTCCGTCTGCCCTCGGCGCTCGACAACCGTCCATTAAAATTCGATGAATTCGAAAAAAAAATACCACAAACAATATTTGTATCGGCAACTCCTGCTGCATTTGAGCTCGAGATATCAAAAAAACACGTTGCCGAACAGCTCATACGTCCGACGGGATTGCTCGACCCGACTATCGAAGTGGTTCCCGTAAAGGGACAGATACCGCGGCTTATGAAGGAGGTCTCCTTGCGCGTCAAAAGACACGAGCGGGTGCTCGTGGTAACGCTTACCAAGAGACTGGCCGAAGAACTTACGGATTACCTCAAAGAACGAAATATGAAAGTGCAATATCTGCATTCGGAAGTAAAAACAATGGACCGTCCGGAAATTTTGAAGGACCTTCGCTCGGGAAAGTATGATGTGGTAGTAGGTATTAATTTATTGCGCGAAGGCCTTGACCTGCCGGAGGTTTCGCTTGTGGCGATACTCGATGCCGACAAAGAAGGATTTTTGCGGAACGAGACGACGCTTGTGCAGACAATCGGCCGCGCGGCGCGACATGTGAACGGCCACGTTATCATGTTCGCGGATGCCGTGACTGTTTCTATGCGACGTGCGATTCGTGAGACCGGACGCCGCAGAAAAATGCAGGAGCTTTATAACAAAGCACACGGCATTACCCCACGCAGCATTCAAAAAGCCATTAAAGACTGGGA includes:
- a CDS encoding peptidoglycan bridge formation glycyltransferase FemA/FemB family protein; translation: MESSFLQTKEWAQFQESLGRRTFFIYGEPGRIAQESAWSALLIRHDLPLGKNYLYCPRGPIIGELRIKKIEEFLSRAARIAKEEGSIFLRWDVPFVKNSQFEIRNSQFLTYPIKSVQPQHTIVIDLAKPEDEILAEMHEKTRYNVRLAERRGVLVKQVPAESGIKTFWELLKQTAERDDFSSHHSAHYEKLAKTFSESQNETLSHVRMYVAEYMDMPLAAALIMFHDGTATYLHGASSNKNRDVMAPHLLHWYIMRDAKGEGCDTYDLWGIDDRNPHWAGITRFKRGFGGNEFSYANSYDIVFNRTWYGMYRVAKKFL
- the ruvA gene encoding Holliday junction branch migration protein RuvA, which produces MQLMIASLEGILSSKKEKFVVLDIAGTGYKIFVSNETNLTLPQEGGKVKLHTFLYVREDALELYGFATENEQMLFELLNTVSGIGPRAAMNILGASSPQKLQEAIAHGDEGILTAVSGIGKKLAARVIAELKDKIREVIHYEGGTKNIGDSEVFDALRKFGYGERQIQEVLRKLPADLTKIEERIRSALKMLGK
- the uvrB gene encoding excinuclease ABC subunit UvrB yields the protein MPDFKLRTEFKPEGDQLGAIEKLAENLQAHVPFQTLLGVTGSGKTFTMASVIERMKKPTLIISHNKTLAAQLYQEFREFFPGNSVHYFVSYYDYYQPEAYIPHTDTYIEKDAKINELIDKLRHATTQSLLSRNDVIVVASVSCIYGIGEPVEYEKASIVLEVGIRVSQKDVLRKLARLQFTRNDVAQIFGTYSVKGEVVEVYSMTGTEIVRMEWSRNVIERITVRSGTHEHERQTASVMIFPAKHFVTPQEKLHVALENIKTELKERLAVLKKNNRLLEAQRLEQRTKYDLEMMRETGYCNGIENYSRQLDFREPGRPPATLLDFFIHAHKKNWLLFVDESHMSMPQVRGMYNGDRARKEVLIDYGFRLPSALDNRPLKFDEFEKKIPQTIFVSATPAAFELEISKKHVAEQLIRPTGLLDPTIEVVPVKGQIPRLMKEVSLRVKRHERVLVVTLTKRLAEELTDYLKERNMKVQYLHSEVKTMDRPEILKDLRSGKYDVVVGINLLREGLDLPEVSLVAILDADKEGFLRNETTLVQTIGRAARHVNGHVIMFADAVTVSMRRAIRETGRRRKMQELYNKAHGITPRSIQKAIKDWEFASYKAATDPLQELMKTMFEREGYKDLKNIIKTLEKEMRLASKELEFEKAAVIRDQIAALKKRK